From Candidatus Binatia bacterium, one genomic window encodes:
- a CDS encoding type Z 30S ribosomal protein S14, with amino-acid sequence MAKTSLRIKAARPPKFEVRRYNRCLSCGRPRAFYRKFKLCRICLRDLARRGLIPGVTKASW; translated from the coding sequence ATGGCGAAGACGAGTCTAAGGATCAAGGCCGCTCGGCCCCCGAAGTTTGAGGTCCGTCGGTACAACCGATGCCTCAGCTGCGGACGGCCCCGTGCGTTCTACCGTAAGTTCAAACTCTGCCGGATCTGTCTCCGTGATCTGGCCCGCCGGGGACTCATCCCGGGCGTGACGAAGGCGAGTTGGTAA
- the rpsH gene encoding 30S ribosomal protein S8, giving the protein MLTDPIADLLTRIRNGCRAHKDRVDVPWSRTKEAMANVMVDEGYLKESVVVGEGVEKVLRIALRYDARRQAAITDIQRVSRPSLRVYVGAEEAPRVRRGMGISILSTNKGVMPDREARKQNVGGEVLCAIW; this is encoded by the coding sequence ATGCTGACCGATCCGATCGCAGATCTGCTCACGCGAATCCGCAACGGGTGCCGTGCGCACAAAGACCGTGTCGATGTCCCTTGGTCTCGCACCAAGGAGGCCATGGCGAACGTGATGGTCGACGAGGGCTACCTGAAGGAGTCCGTCGTGGTCGGCGAGGGTGTGGAGAAGGTTCTCCGGATCGCGCTTCGCTACGACGCGCGCCGGCAGGCCGCCATCACCGACATCCAGCGCGTCAGCCGTCCCAGCCTTCGTGTCTACGTCGGCGCCGAGGAGGCCCCTCGGGTCCGTCGCGGCATGGGAATCAGCATTCTTTCCACCAATAAGGGCGTGATGCCCGACCGCGAAGCCCGCAAGCAGAATGTGGGCGGCGAGGTGCTCTGCGCCATTTGGTAG
- the rplF gene encoding 50S ribosomal protein L6 — translation MSRVGRLPVTIPDGVTVEVSAAAVAVKGPKGTSSVPVPEKVAVEQSDGQLVVSRVGEDRKERSLHGLTRKLLENAVVGVSAGFSRTLEISGVGYRADLKGDIIHFNLGYSHPILYQLPDGVTAKIDKQTTVTLEGPDRQVLGQAAAQIRKLRPPEPYKGKGIKYAEETIRRKSGKAAGAA, via the coding sequence ATGTCTCGCGTAGGACGACTGCCGGTCACGATCCCCGATGGGGTAACGGTCGAAGTTTCGGCTGCTGCGGTTGCGGTGAAGGGCCCGAAGGGCACTTCGTCGGTGCCGGTGCCGGAAAAGGTCGCCGTGGAGCAGAGCGACGGCCAGCTCGTCGTTTCGCGTGTCGGCGAGGATCGCAAGGAGCGCTCGCTGCACGGTCTCACGCGCAAGCTGCTCGAGAACGCCGTCGTCGGCGTGAGTGCCGGGTTCTCCCGGACCCTCGAGATCAGCGGTGTCGGCTATCGCGCGGACCTGAAGGGCGACATCATCCACTTCAACCTCGGCTACTCGCACCCGATCCTTTATCAGCTGCCCGACGGTGTGACGGCTAAGATCGACAAGCAGACCACGGTGACCCTCGAGGGTCCTGATCGGCAGGTGCTCGGACAGGCCGCCGCCCAGATTCGGAAGCTTCGTCCGCCCGAACCGTACAAGGGTAAGGGCATCAAGTACGCCGAAGAGACGATTCGCCGGAAGTCCGGCAAGGCCGCAGGCGCCGCTTAG
- the rplR gene encoding 50S ribosomal protein L18: MLTNSRLPRRNLRRKRVRKRLQGTDAKPRLSVFRSARHIYAQLISDESGKTIASASTVSGELRDHLSGKTGNKDAAAKVGELIAKRAGDAGISSVVFDRNGFLYHGRVQCLADAAREAGLKF; encoded by the coding sequence ATGTTGACCAATAGCCGACTGCCCAGGCGCAATCTCCGTCGCAAGCGTGTTCGCAAGCGCCTGCAGGGGACGGACGCGAAGCCGCGTCTGTCCGTATTTCGGAGCGCGCGTCATATCTACGCACAGCTCATCTCGGACGAATCCGGGAAGACGATCGCGTCCGCCTCGACGGTGTCGGGTGAACTTCGCGATCATCTCTCGGGCAAGACCGGAAACAAAGACGCAGCCGCCAAAGTCGGTGAGCTGATCGCCAAGCGAGCGGGTGACGCCGGCATTTCGTCGGTCGTGTTCGACCGCAACGGCTTCCTCTACCACGGACGGGTCCAGTGCCTCGCCGATGCGGCGAGGGAAGCGGGTCTGAAGTTCTGA